One part of the Lotus japonicus ecotype B-129 chromosome 2, LjGifu_v1.2 genome encodes these proteins:
- the LOC130740507 gene encoding outer mitochondrial transmembrane helix translocase-like, whose protein sequence is MEALCEVLHSKQPLIVYFPDSLHKSVPESMRSEFIHKVQKMFDQLSGPVVLICGQFDAQSNGQFLFSTNEGQKTSKDGETNKAFNVLSIQTPKDENLLAAFKKQLEEDRKSVISRSNLNQLRKVLNENQLSCADLLHVDIHGVNLTNKQEAEKVVDWAKNHYLSSCLLPCVKENRLCLPQESLEIAISRLKGVETMSRKPSESLKYLPENKHESKIISAVVPPGEIGVKFDDIGALEHVKKALDELIILPMRRPELFTHGNLLRPCKGLLLFGPPGTGKTLTAKALASEAGANFINVTNSTLTSKWYGEEEKLTKALFSLASKLAPVIIFVDEIDSLLGARGRASEHEATRKLRNEFMAEWDGLRSKENQRILIIGATNRPFDLDDAVIRRLPRRIYVDLPDAENRMKILRIILKHENLDPDFQFDKLANLTDGYSGSDLKNLCVAAAYRPVQELLEEEKMGGNKGTTSALRPLTLDDLIQSKSKVRPSVAGDSVSAKELSKWNEMYGEGGTY, encoded by the exons ATGGAGGCTTTATGTGAG GTTTTGCATTCCAAACAACCTCTTATTGTCTATTTTCCAGACAGTTTACATAAATCAGTTCCTGAGTCAATGCGAAGTGAGTTTATTCACAAGGTGCAAAAGATGTTTGACCAGTTATCTGGCCCCGTAGTTTTGATTTGCGGGCAATTTGATGCTCAGTCGAATGGACAATTC CTTTTTTCTACAAATGAAGGGCAAAAGACATCAAAAGATGGTGAAACTAACAAGGCCTTTAATGTGTTGTCTATACAGACACCTAAG GATGAGAATCTACTGGCAGCATTCAAAAAACAACTTGAGGAAGACAGGAAAAGTGTGATTTCACGTAGTAATTTGAATCAACTACGGAAA GTTCTCAACGAAAATCAGCTGTCATGCGCAGACCTCTTGCATGTAGATATTCATGGTGTCAATTTGACTAATAAGCAAG aAGCTGAAAAAGTAGTGGACTGGGCAAAAAATCATTACTTGTCCTCATGCCTGCTTCCTTGTGTTAAAGAAAATAGATTGTGTCTTCCTCAGGAAAG TCTTGAAATCGCAATCTCAAGGTTGAAGGGCGTGGAAACAATGTCAAGGAAACCTTCTGAGAGCCTCAAG TACCTTCCAGAGAATAAGCATGAGAGTAAAATCATTTCAGCTGTAGTACCTCCGGGTGAAATTGGGGTGAAGTTTGATGACATAGGTGCTCTTGAACATGTGAAGAAGGCACTTGATGAACTTATTATTCTTCCAATGAGAAGGCCTGAACTTTTCACTCATGGAAACCTGTTGCGG CCCTGCAAAGGATTATTACTGTTTGGTCCTCCTGGAACTGGGAAAACCCTTACGGCCAAGGCACTTGCTAGTGAAGCTGGTGCAAATTTTATCAACGTAACTAATTCGACCCTTACATCAAAG TGGTATGGAGAAGAGGAAAAATTAACCAAAGCACTTTTCTCATTAGCCAGCAAGCTTGCTCCTGtcattatatttgttgatgaa ATTGACAGTTTGCTTGGTGCTCGAGGTCGTGCTTCTGAGCATGAGGCCACTAGAAAATTGAGGAACGAGTTCATGGCTGAGTGGGATGGACTAAGGTcaaaagaaaaccaaagaatACTCATCATTGGTGCAACAAACCGGCCATTTGACCTTGATGATGCTGTTATTCGCCGCTTACCAAGAAG GATATATGTGGATTTACCAGACGCAGAAAATCGAATGAAGATTTTAAGAATAATTCTTAAACATGAAAATTTGGATCCTGATTTTCAGTTTGACAAACTTGCTAACTTGACTGATGGATACTCTGGCAGTGATTTGAAG AACCTCTGTGTTGCTGCAGCATATAGACCTGTTCAAGAGCTCTTAGAGGAAGAAAAGATG GGAGGCAATAAAGGTACAACTTCTGCATTAAGGCCTCTTACTTTGGATGATTTAATTCAATCGAAATCCAAG GTGCGTCCATCAGTTGCCGGTGATTCAGTAAGCGCGAAGGAGTTGAGCAAGTGGAACGAAATGTATGGTGAGGGTGGTACGTACTAG